From Micromonospora echinospora, one genomic window encodes:
- the lipB gene encoding lipoyl(octanoyl) transferase LipB encodes MTTTTSGLTTVHAGLLDYQAAWDEQRRLHEAVVAGESPDTVLLLEHPSVYTAGKRTEPWDRPMDGTPVIDVDRGGKITWHGPGQLVGYPIVRLPDPVDVVAYVRRTEQFLIDVCAELGLAADRVEGRSGVWVPADDRGPARKVAAIGLRVSRGVTQHGFSINCDCDLTHFDRIVPCGIRDAGVTSLSAELGRPVTVADALPVVERHLGTLLA; translated from the coding sequence GTGACCACGACGACGTCCGGCCTGACCACGGTCCACGCCGGCCTCCTCGACTACCAGGCCGCCTGGGACGAGCAGCGCCGGCTGCACGAGGCGGTGGTGGCTGGCGAAAGCCCCGACACCGTGCTGCTGCTGGAGCACCCGAGCGTCTACACCGCCGGCAAGCGCACCGAGCCGTGGGACCGCCCGATGGACGGGACCCCGGTGATCGACGTGGACCGGGGCGGCAAGATCACCTGGCACGGGCCGGGGCAGCTCGTCGGCTACCCGATCGTGCGGCTGCCCGACCCGGTGGACGTGGTCGCCTACGTCCGCCGGACCGAGCAGTTCCTGATCGACGTCTGCGCCGAGTTGGGACTGGCCGCCGACCGGGTCGAGGGACGCAGCGGGGTGTGGGTGCCGGCCGACGACCGGGGCCCGGCCCGCAAGGTCGCCGCGATCGGCCTCCGGGTCTCCCGGGGCGTCACCCAGCACGGCTTCTCGATCAACTGCGACTGCGACCTGACGCACTTCGACCGGATCGTGCCCTGCGGCATCCGGGACGCGGGCGTCACCTCGCTCAGCGCGGAGCTGGGCCGGCCGGTCACCGTGGCCGACGCGCTCCCGGTGGTCGAGCGGCACCTGGGCACCCTGCTCGCCTGA